One Seleniivibrio woodruffii DNA window includes the following coding sequences:
- a CDS encoding mechanosensitive ion channel family protein — translation MSDILPDLTTYAWQIIFAILLVVIGRYAARYLSKFCLRLMEKGRMDMTLSKFLSGLIYYLGMTVVVIAALNQLGIETTSIVAVLATAGLAVGLALKDSLSNFAAGVMIIIFRPFVIGDTIEAAGTTGTAEIIGIFTTQLKTADNKAIIVPNSAIISNSITNYSANDTRRVDLTIGVSYESDIKKVKEILAEIVEKDERVLKDPAPTIAVAALADNSVNFAYRLWVKTDEYWNVYFDTLETVKIRFDEEKIAIPYPQMDIHITK, via the coding sequence ATGAGTGATATTCTACCGGATCTTACAACCTACGCATGGCAGATAATCTTTGCCATTCTGCTGGTGGTCATCGGAAGGTATGCTGCAAGGTATCTGTCCAAGTTCTGCCTGCGCCTTATGGAAAAGGGGCGGATGGACATGACGCTTTCCAAGTTCCTTTCGGGTTTGATATATTATCTGGGTATGACCGTTGTGGTCATAGCCGCACTGAACCAGCTGGGCATCGAGACAACCTCCATCGTGGCGGTTCTGGCAACTGCGGGTCTGGCCGTCGGTCTGGCCCTTAAAGATTCACTGTCCAACTTTGCCGCAGGGGTTATGATAATAATCTTCCGCCCGTTCGTAATAGGCGACACAATAGAGGCCGCAGGAACAACCGGCACGGCCGAGATCATAGGAATTTTTACAACACAGCTGAAAACAGCTGACAACAAAGCTATAATCGTGCCTAACTCCGCAATAATAAGCAACAGCATAACAAACTATTCCGCAAACGACACCAGACGGGTGGATCTGACCATCGGCGTCAGCTACGAGAGCGACATCAAAAAGGTTAAGGAAATTCTGGCTGAAATAGTTGAAAAGGACGAAAGAGTCTTGAAAGACCCCGCCCCCACTATAGCGGTTGCGGCTCTGGCCGACAACAGCGTCAACTTTGCCTACAGGCTGTGGGTGAAAACAGACGAATACTGGAACGTATATTTCGATACGCTGGAAACGGTCAAGATACGCTTTGATGAAGAGAAGATAGCTATACCCTATCCGCAGATGGATATTCATATCACAAAATAA
- a CDS encoding type II toxin-antitoxin system Phd/YefM family antitoxin, with product MKVINFTEARNNLKSVLDTVVEDADYAIITRRDAEDTVVMSLDTFNSMMETFHLLKTPANAAHLMKSAAQYRQGETKVRELTDD from the coding sequence ATGAAAGTCATTAATTTCACCGAAGCAAGAAACAATCTGAAATCTGTTCTCGACACAGTTGTTGAGGATGCCGACTACGCAATAATCACCCGCAGGGATGCTGAGGATACAGTTGTAATGTCGCTGGATACCTTCAACAGCATGATGGAGACGTTCCACCTGCTTAAAACTCCTGCCAACGCCGCACATCTGATGAAGTCTGCGGCTCAGTACAGACAGGGGGAAACGAAAGTCAGGGAACTGACTGATGACTAA
- a CDS encoding ammonia-forming cytochrome c nitrite reductase subunit c552, with the protein MTKFILVVAMTAMVMLFASSAMAAMEKPVNAKQCYECHDVVKELHAGGKHKNVNCVNCHSGLKEHLADSSKRPMVDTSWEACGKCHKNQHDSFLKVNKHRPARDEKSQLTNRAPNPFWDKLMMGHGFTKEHALTRSHPFMLLDQIIVDRAAGGRFQPKNGWEYVNDKPGKIWDSIVDKEPSTGDQKVFMRQTATAVNPVCFQCKTQDHILDWPYLGDPTVGAPFSRKSKPVEMIQTKKIQHGLNCFTCHDPHSAKPRIVRDALIQALTRPEADTLWHKDPNRTNFKVYDMGMRGYTRKIAILEKYDTRLQCGQCHVEYNCNPGTDSKSGKPVTFDDPRTNHFPFKGALDLYEHYENQIKFYDFKHALTGGYLWKGQHPESESYYNSVHAKAGVGCDTCHTPKVKGKDGKMYTSHYAVTPKDNIKASCLTGKCYTGWNEKDAVYAIDSVKAYTKGKMRKAEFWLSSLIDKIVEGKKAGLDAAVIKQAQDQHLRAHILWEYWTAENSDGFHNPEMARESLTKSMDESQKGIKIINDALDAKAASAAAPAAAPAAK; encoded by the coding sequence ATGACAAAGTTTATTTTGGTCGTTGCGATGACAGCAATGGTAATGCTGTTTGCATCATCCGCTATGGCCGCAATGGAAAAACCCGTCAATGCTAAGCAGTGCTACGAGTGCCATGACGTAGTTAAAGAACTGCATGCAGGCGGAAAACACAAAAACGTTAACTGCGTAAACTGCCACTCCGGACTGAAAGAGCACCTTGCGGACTCTTCCAAGCGTCCTATGGTAGACACTTCATGGGAAGCCTGCGGAAAGTGCCACAAGAACCAGCACGACAGCTTCCTGAAAGTTAACAAACACCGTCCTGCCAGAGATGAAAAATCTCAGCTGACAAACAGAGCACCCAACCCCTTCTGGGACAAACTGATGATGGGTCACGGTTTCACAAAAGAGCACGCTCTTACAAGAAGCCACCCCTTCATGCTTCTGGATCAGATCATTGTCGACAGAGCTGCCGGCGGCAGATTCCAGCCCAAAAACGGCTGGGAATATGTTAACGACAAACCCGGAAAAATCTGGGATTCAATCGTCGACAAAGAGCCCTCCACAGGCGACCAGAAAGTATTCATGAGACAGACTGCAACAGCGGTTAACCCCGTTTGCTTCCAGTGTAAAACTCAGGACCATATCCTTGACTGGCCCTACCTTGGCGACCCCACTGTAGGCGCACCTTTCTCCAGAAAGAGCAAGCCTGTTGAGATGATCCAGACTAAAAAGATCCAGCACGGTCTTAACTGCTTCACTTGCCACGATCCTCACTCTGCCAAACCGAGAATCGTAAGAGATGCCCTTATTCAGGCTCTCACAAGACCCGAAGCGGACACTCTGTGGCACAAAGACCCCAACCGTACAAACTTCAAAGTTTACGACATGGGTATGAGAGGCTACACAAGAAAGATCGCTATTCTTGAAAAATATGACACAAGACTTCAGTGCGGTCAGTGCCACGTTGAGTACAACTGCAACCCCGGCACAGACTCTAAATCAGGCAAACCCGTCACATTTGACGACCCCAGAACTAACCACTTCCCCTTCAAGGGAGCTCTGGACCTGTATGAGCACTATGAAAACCAGATCAAGTTCTACGACTTCAAACATGCCCTCACAGGCGGCTACCTGTGGAAAGGACAGCACCCCGAGTCAGAGTCCTACTATAACTCTGTACACGCTAAAGCCGGCGTAGGATGCGACACTTGCCACACTCCCAAAGTGAAAGGCAAAGACGGCAAGATGTACACATCTCACTATGCTGTCACTCCTAAAGACAACATCAAGGCTTCCTGCCTCACAGGCAAATGCTACACAGGCTGGAACGAGAAGGATGCAGTTTATGCAATCGACTCTGTAAAAGCTTATACTAAAGGCAAAATGAGAAAAGCTGAGTTCTGGCTGTCCTCACTCATCGACAAGATAGTTGAAGGTAAAAAAGCCGGACTTGACGCCGCTGTTATCAAGCAGGCTCAGGATCAGCACCTCAGAGCACACATCCTTTGGGAATACTGGACAGCTGAAAACTCTGACGGCTTCCACAACCCCGAAATGGCCAGAGAGTCTCTGACCAAATCTATGGATGAGTCTCAGAAAGGTATCAAGATCATCAACGATGCTCTTGACGCTAAAGCAGCTTCAGCAGCCGCACCTGCCGCAGCACCCGCTGCGAAGTAA
- the resB gene encoding cytochrome c biogenesis protein ResB — MKRILDFFASVKLAMFLFIMIALGSSIGTFVQQNDSGSKAVFWLSDKLGMTHEQVYNFLVKAGIADLYSSWWFITLLVLFGLNLTVCTFYRLSHVYRQLKTPVTVNRNIFDNSSNSVTFEADDDAEAKVRSFLKNYSTVEETDGKTLYLAAEKGRFSRSGVYITHLGIMVILIAALAGIIFGFKGNLGVIEGQSDDVVVFADGKTKPLPFAVRLDNFDVKYYKDSVKAELYRSDITIIDNKKETQAQILVNSPVSYKGYRLFQTNFGFYANKDLSFIMNTGKKGQVKQIAASFGKKFTVPGTEISAEVVDFAPSLGQDEKGRLVNFNTLMMNPAVLIEVFDENEVSLGTKWVFNAYPESGLFNDVSIQFEDVRGAQYSVLSVTYDPAEYIVYVGFFILGLGVVIAFYFRHERIWVRITETEGKTEVSACADRSKFKSSVPELLEKLKNSTL, encoded by the coding sequence TTGAAAAGGATACTTGACTTTTTCGCTTCCGTTAAACTTGCAATGTTTCTTTTTATCATGATAGCTTTAGGCTCATCAATCGGTACGTTTGTCCAGCAGAACGACTCAGGCTCAAAGGCGGTGTTCTGGCTTTCGGACAAACTGGGAATGACCCACGAACAGGTCTATAACTTTCTGGTGAAGGCCGGAATAGCCGACCTCTATTCGTCATGGTGGTTCATTACCCTGCTTGTGCTCTTCGGGCTGAACCTGACAGTATGCACATTTTACAGGCTTTCCCATGTGTACCGTCAGCTTAAGACACCTGTCACGGTAAACAGGAATATATTCGATAACTCGTCAAACTCGGTGACATTCGAGGCGGACGACGATGCGGAAGCCAAGGTTCGCTCATTTCTGAAAAACTACAGCACTGTTGAAGAGACCGACGGCAAAACCCTTTACCTTGCCGCAGAGAAAGGCCGTTTCAGCAGAAGCGGTGTTTACATAACCCACCTCGGGATCATGGTTATCCTCATTGCCGCACTGGCGGGGATCATCTTCGGATTCAAAGGCAATCTGGGTGTTATCGAAGGCCAGAGCGACGACGTTGTGGTTTTTGCGGACGGCAAGACAAAACCTCTTCCCTTTGCGGTTCGTCTGGATAACTTCGATGTAAAATACTACAAAGATTCCGTTAAGGCGGAGCTCTACCGTTCGGATATCACAATAATAGACAACAAAAAAGAAACTCAGGCGCAGATACTTGTAAACTCGCCCGTTTCATACAAAGGCTACAGGCTGTTCCAGACCAACTTCGGATTCTATGCGAACAAGGATCTTTCTTTCATAATGAACACCGGAAAAAAAGGTCAGGTCAAACAGATAGCCGCCTCTTTCGGTAAAAAATTCACAGTTCCCGGCACCGAGATATCGGCAGAGGTTGTGGATTTTGCTCCCTCTCTGGGACAGGATGAAAAGGGAAGGCTGGTTAACTTCAACACCCTTATGATGAACCCCGCAGTTCTCATTGAAGTTTTTGACGAGAACGAGGTTTCACTCGGAACGAAATGGGTGTTCAACGCATATCCCGAATCAGGACTTTTCAACGACGTCAGCATCCAGTTTGAGGATGTCAGAGGGGCACAGTATTCGGTTCTTTCCGTAACCTACGATCCTGCTGAATATATCGTTTATGTGGGATTCTTCATCCTCGGCCTCGGAGTTGTAATCGCTTTTTATTTCCGCCACGAGCGCATCTGGGTGCGCATAACGGAAACGGAAGGCAAAACAGAGGTTTCGGCCTGTGCCGACAGAAGCAAGTTCAAATCATCCGTTCCGGAACTGCTTGAAAAACTTAAAAACTCAACCCTGTAA
- a CDS encoding Txe/YoeB family addiction module toxin, protein MTKLVAWTEEAWEDYVWWQSQDRKTLKRINLLVRDTLREPFGGIGKPEALRENLSGFWSKRMDDTNRLVYAVEEDKLVIISCRYHY, encoded by the coding sequence ATGACTAAGCTGGTCGCATGGACCGAGGAAGCATGGGAAGATTACGTCTGGTGGCAGTCGCAGGACAGAAAGACGCTTAAAAGAATAAATCTGCTGGTAAGAGACACTCTGCGTGAGCCTTTCGGCGGAATAGGAAAGCCCGAAGCTCTCAGGGAGAATCTGTCCGGTTTCTGGTCAAAGCGGATGGACGATACTAACAGGCTTGTTTATGCTGTTGAAGAGGATAAATTGGTTATCATTTCCTGCCGCTATCATTATTAA
- the ccsB gene encoding c-type cytochrome biogenesis protein CcsB, with protein sequence MNSSVLFGIASITYMLTMAVYVAYLILKKEVIGKVASWAVISGFVCHTVAFLLRWAEFSNSFELGFFHSIPITNLYESLLFFAWCIILGNIYIERRYKTKFLGAFLTAIAGMAVAFVDTVGAAKGIQPLVPALKSNWLLAHATMSFVAYSAFSLSFVAAVLHLASLRLPRKNGVYIFWTVALGTFVFITLLIFGDFAAAMSAKAVEGTYKPLYYTFKKMSTGGIFGVFAVYVLFCAVSWILGGRLANLMDRFELNGKMMEELTYKMVSVGFPIFTVGGLIFGAVWADKAWGRYWAWDPKETWALITWLIYAFYLHARYVKEWTGARASAVAVAGFICTIFTYVGVNLLISGLHSYGGL encoded by the coding sequence ATGAATAGCTCTGTTTTATTCGGAATCGCCAGTATAACATACATGCTCACAATGGCGGTCTACGTTGCCTACCTCATTCTGAAAAAAGAGGTTATCGGCAAGGTTGCGTCATGGGCCGTGATATCCGGCTTCGTCTGCCACACCGTGGCATTTCTCCTGCGCTGGGCGGAGTTTTCCAACTCGTTCGAGCTGGGTTTCTTCCATTCCATACCGATAACAAACCTTTATGAGTCCCTGCTGTTCTTCGCATGGTGCATCATACTAGGCAACATCTATATCGAAAGACGCTACAAAACAAAATTCCTCGGCGCATTCCTGACCGCAATTGCGGGCATGGCTGTAGCGTTCGTTGATACTGTGGGCGCAGCGAAGGGTATTCAGCCCCTTGTTCCCGCACTTAAGAGCAACTGGCTTCTGGCGCATGCCACAATGAGCTTCGTTGCCTATTCCGCATTTTCGCTGTCGTTTGTTGCGGCGGTTCTGCATCTGGCCTCTCTGCGTCTTCCACGCAAAAACGGAGTGTACATTTTCTGGACGGTTGCACTGGGTACGTTTGTATTCATTACACTGCTTATCTTCGGCGACTTTGCGGCGGCTATGTCGGCAAAGGCTGTTGAAGGCACATACAAACCCCTTTACTACACGTTTAAAAAGATGAGCACAGGCGGAATATTCGGCGTTTTTGCCGTCTATGTTCTTTTCTGTGCGGTTTCATGGATTCTTGGCGGCAGACTGGCAAACCTTATGGACAGGTTCGAGCTGAACGGAAAGATGATGGAGGAGCTGACCTACAAGATGGTTTCGGTGGGTTTCCCTATTTTCACCGTAGGAGGACTTATCTTCGGCGCCGTCTGGGCCGACAAGGCTTGGGGACGCTACTGGGCATGGGATCCCAAGGAGACCTGGGCACTCATTACATGGCTTATCTATGCGTTCTATCTCCACGCCAGATACGTTAAGGAGTGGACAGGCGCAAGGGCTTCCGCAGTTGCGGTTGCCGGATTCATCTGCACCATATTTACCTATGTGGGAGTAAACCTGCTGATTTCAGGCCTCCATTCCTACGGCGGGCTGTAA
- the ilvA gene encoding threonine ammonia-lyase has protein sequence MLNEITESWDRIKSYIKPLPLYYSNNFSEITGADIYFKLENLQRTGSFKIRGALNCILKNQDKCRGGIIAASAGNHAQGVAFSAKTLGIKAVIVMPEFTPMVKVSSTQSHGAEVVLHGQSFEDAYKHAVQLGKERGLHFIHPFDDHDVIAGQGTIGYEILREKPDIDQIVVPVGGGGLISGIAEYVKGFNPDIKIIGVQAEEAAGMVSSLSEGRVVSLSSSATFAEGIAVKQVGKLTFESCQNCVDDLVTVSEREIALAVLEYIERAKLVVEGAGAAPLAALLAGKIDVKDKMTVLVVSGGNIDVTTISRIISRGMTATGRFMTVSIILRDVPGALTSLSQEISRLQANIHQIDHIRNDQRVPLSQSRVNVSLETRGQEHIDRIMERLSSLYEIERLV, from the coding sequence ATGTTAAACGAGATAACCGAATCCTGGGACAGGATAAAAAGCTACATCAAACCGCTTCCGCTGTATTATTCGAACAATTTTTCGGAGATAACCGGAGCGGACATCTATTTTAAACTGGAAAATCTCCAGAGAACAGGCTCTTTCAAGATAAGAGGCGCACTGAACTGCATTCTTAAAAATCAGGACAAATGCCGAGGCGGAATCATAGCCGCATCAGCGGGAAACCATGCTCAGGGCGTGGCTTTCAGCGCAAAAACGCTGGGAATAAAGGCTGTGATAGTAATGCCGGAGTTCACGCCCATGGTGAAGGTGTCCAGTACACAGAGCCACGGAGCGGAGGTTGTTCTCCACGGACAGTCGTTCGAGGATGCATACAAACATGCCGTTCAGCTGGGCAAAGAGCGTGGTCTGCATTTCATACATCCCTTCGATGATCATGACGTAATTGCCGGACAGGGAACCATCGGCTATGAGATCCTCAGAGAGAAGCCGGACATCGACCAGATCGTCGTTCCTGTGGGCGGCGGCGGACTTATTTCCGGTATTGCAGAGTATGTTAAGGGCTTTAACCCTGATATAAAAATAATAGGTGTTCAGGCAGAAGAGGCGGCGGGAATGGTGAGCAGTCTGTCCGAGGGCAGGGTGGTCAGCCTTTCGTCATCCGCAACTTTTGCAGAGGGCATCGCCGTTAAGCAGGTTGGCAAGCTGACATTCGAGTCCTGCCAGAACTGCGTGGACGATCTTGTCACAGTGTCTGAGAGGGAGATAGCCCTTGCGGTGCTTGAGTACATAGAGCGTGCGAAGCTGGTTGTGGAGGGTGCCGGAGCGGCTCCTCTGGCGGCTCTTCTGGCTGGAAAGATTGACGTTAAGGACAAGATGACGGTTCTTGTGGTTTCCGGCGGAAACATAGACGTCACCACCATCAGCCGCATCATAAGCCGAGGCATGACCGCCACAGGCAGATTCATGACCGTGTCAATCATTCTGCGTGACGTTCCCGGTGCTCTGACCTCTCTGTCACAGGAGATAAGCAGACTTCAGGCGAACATCCACCAGATAGACCACATCCGCAACGACCAGAGGGTTCCTCTGAGTCAGAGCCGTGTTAACGTTTCTCTGGAAACCAGAGGGCAGGAGCACATCGACAGAATTATGGAGCGTCTCAGCTCACTTTATGAGATAGAGCGCTTAGTATGA